Proteins encoded within one genomic window of Carassius carassius chromosome 22, fCarCar2.1, whole genome shotgun sequence:
- the LOC132098626 gene encoding AT-rich interactive domain-containing protein 2-like isoform X1: MANSTGKNLPEPRRKGQAFLDELRQFHLSRGSPFKKVPVVCGKELDLGALYMRVVSLGGFAKVSDKNHWAELSEDFNFPRCCSNAAFVLKQYYLRYLEKYEKVHHFGEEDEEVQPGNPKHLLPIGAIPTSYNYQQHTVSDYLRQSYGLSTEFVPPSDYNKLVLSLLSGLPNEVDFAINVCTLLSNESKHAMQLEKEPKLVTLLLAHAGVFDDSLGSFSALFGTDWQEKTSRDFVRFWKDVIEDNEVKDLISDNSCTPQNGVEMRDVCTPLFHPTRAVGIGDIEGQRVLQVAMILRNLSFEEANIKLLAANRTCLRFLLLCAHCTFIQLRQLGLDTLGNVAGELQLDPVDFRTTHLMFHTITKCLLSRDRFLKMRAMEILGNLSKVEDNGVLICEYVDQESYREVIALLTLPDIMLVISALEVLYQLAELGEITCSKISSVERSIDLLVRLVSVDLHTFGPDALTAVKLIEHQASSSQVSEVRPQLVEHAPQPTQGTPGAVNRAPVQSTPPPGIVEVDGEKFTNQWLNAHFEVHPDGSVSRSEMYSEYLATCSKMARGGVLTSNNFYKCLRTLFPNHTVKRVEDTRLNGQAQIHVVGVRKRPIPLPVQLYYQQQASPAPVLKHETPSETPQPLSALPPGVGGQLVRAPALSLTAGQAAPQVAFTMHRTLHTNAPSAPAPAPTVPRLPINPPGQAALPPPCPPATAPVPIRPNDILKTAMIQSSIPTATTAPAVPNHSVSPTHQPLLHHTPVTLIQQGPSPQGHVFTGRVQGVGPSVAQQRLQAPQGQQGAPSQESVMLAPPQYVSASCTSLVAGGQVMTVSGVTSNRVTFQNIAPKPAPLAQSPQPQPPQPQQQSLVIVSQNQQHNSAFAPAIHQIVLTNPSPQTIQPQPTQSPASPNAPITNPAPMQQAPPNTVSHMLSLKRQFQQTPPPPPPPAQPTSTESSLIKQLLLPKRGPSTPGGKLILPAPQVPAPVSTRAPSPQVVYQVTNSCPVASQPQLNMQLMQSPLQATGAVPISILPGQIISTSTPGTLLQASPSNQVTFTVVPNSGFPGQGVQTPPTIGLQLTPPLPVAGATPIPPFQGDRIICQKEEAAKDATGLHIHERKIEVMENNSVTDGSAKASNGESAEVDGPATKLLNGRKFDSSLPPYHSGNSQAEALNGPVAQGGDSPGKQTPSDPKKLMVNGVCDLDRSDATHPGKNIPNHKASKHMGNGEVLSPQKAHGPFGLKDSVAAPQQDTAKAEQAKRLANGPSHGAEISNGSNSETLSLRQQHPPHNHSSPPPVSEPPPPPPANGTSESRPLKRPLEDGDRGTSGIPTKMGVRIVTISDPNNAGNSATMVAVPAGADPSTVAKVAIENAAQQRASVPSPLPETNAQQPMSVETPPPVDPAAQGTNQSSPAPALCPDQARKPGQNFRCLWQACRRWFDTPSQVFYHAATCHGSKDAYPGQCQWEGCEPFPRQRLSFITHLQDKHCSREALLAALKLEEQTQSSNPNTSKSPPAAVNSPPPPPRPQKALVNHPSAALMALRRGSRNLVFRDFTDDKEGPMTKHIRLTAALTLKSIAKYSDCGRKLVRRHENHLSVLALSTMEVSTTLAKCLYELTRSLQT; this comes from the exons ATGGCGAACTCGACGGGGAAAAACCTCCCCGAGCCGCGGAGGAAAGGACAGGCTTTCCTGGACGAGCTGCGGCAGTTTCACCTCAGCAGAGG ATCTCCGTTTAAAAAGGTTCCCGTGGTGTGTGGGAAGGAGCTGGACCTGGGCGCTCTGTATATGAGAGTGGTGTCTTTAGGGGGCTTCGCAAAG GTGTCCGACAAGAACCATTGGGCCGAACTGAGCGAGGATTTCAATTTCCCCAGATGTTGCTCGAATGCTGCTTTTGTTTTGAAGCAGTACTACCTTCG CTATCTAGAGAAGTATGAAAAGGTGCATCACTTCGGAGAGGAAGATGAAGAAGTGCAGCCGGGGAATCCGAAACATTTGCTTCCGATTGGTGCAATACCCACGTCATACAACTACCAGCAGCACACTGTATCAG ACTATCTCCGCCAAAGTTATGGGCTGTCGACGGAGTTTGTCCCTCCATCTGATTACAACAAACTGGTGCTGTCTCTCCTGTCCGGGCTCCCGAATGAAGTGGACTTCGCCATTAACGTGTGCACGCTCCTGTCCAACGAGAGCAAGCACGCCATGCAGCTAGAAAAAGAGCCCAAACTCGTCACGCTGCTGCTGGCACACGCGGGAGTCTTCGACGACT CATTAGGCAGCTTTTCTGCTTTATTTGGGACAGACTGGCAGGAGAAAACATCACGGGACTTTGTGAGG TTTTGGAAAGATGTCATTGAAGACAATGAAGTGAAAGATCTCATCTCAGACAACAGCTGCACACCCCAAA atgGAGTGGAGATGAGGGATGTCTGCACTCCTCTCTTCCACCCGACACGTGCTGTAGGCATCGGAGACATCGAGGGCCAGCGGGTGTTGCAGGTGGCAATGATTCTGAGGAACTTGTCCTTCGAGGAGGCCAACATCAAACTCCTGGCAGCTAATCGCACATGTCTGCGCTTCCTCTTACTGTGTGCACACTGCACCTTTATCCAGCTGCGGCAGCTGGGTCTCGACACGCTCGGCAACGTCGCTGGAGAG CTTCAGTTGGATCCAGTTGATTTCCGAACAACTCATCTGATGTTTCACACCATCACGAAGTGTTTGTTGTCACGGgatcgttttctcaaaatgaggg CCATGGAAATTCTCGGGAACCTGAGCAAGGTGGAGGATAATGGCGTTCTGATCTGCGAGTATGTGGATCAGGAGTCTTACCGAGAAGTCATCGCCCTCCTGACGCTGCCGGACATCATGCTGGTCATCTCCGCGCTCGAGGTCCTGTACCAGCTGGCCGAGCTCGGAGAGATCACGTGCTCTAAAATCTCCTCTGTCGAGAGAAGCATAG ATCTTCTAGTGCGGTTGGTGTCAGTGGACCTGCACACGTTCGGACCAGACGCCCTGACGGCAGTAAAACTCATCGAGCATCAGGCCTCGAGCAGTCAGGTCTCAGAGGTTCGGCCGCAGCTTGTCGAGCACGCTCCACAACCCACGCAAGGCACTCCTGGCGCCG TGAACAGGGCGCCTGTGCAGTCTACGCCTCCGCCTGGGATTGTGGAAGTAGATGGAGAGAAATTCACAAATCAGTG GCTAAATGCTCATTTCGAGGTTCATCCAGACGGTTCGGTCTCTCGCTCTGAGATGTACTCTGAATACCTGGCGACCTGCAGCAAGATGGCACGTGGTGGCGTGTTAACATCCAATAACTTCTACAAATGCCTGAG GACGCTGTTTCCTAATCACACAGTGAAGCGTGTGGAGGACACACGGCTGAATGGACAGGCTCAAATCCACGTGGTTGGTGTGCGGAAGAGGCCGATTCCTCTTCCCGTCCAGCTTTATTATCAACAGCAGGCCAGTCCTGCACCAGTTCTCAAGCACGAAACCCCTTCAGAAACCCCTCAGCCCCTGTCAG CGCTGCCTCCTGGTGTGGGAGGTCAGCTTGTCCGGGCACCAGCACTAAGCCTTACTGCCGGACAGGCAGCACCACAGGTGGCCTTCACCATGCACCGAACATTGCACACCAACGCTCCCAGTGCTCCTGCGCCAGCCCCAACTGTTCCACGACTACCCATCAACCCGCCAGGACAAGCAGCACTTCCTCCCCCTTGCCCTCCTGCCACCGCCCCAGTTCCCATACGACCCaatgacattctcaaaacagCCATGATCCAGAGCTCCATCCCCACAGCCACCACTGCACCTGCTGTTCCCAACCACAGCGTCTCACCTACCCACCAGCCCTTGCTCCATCACACTCCCGTTACACTGATCCAGCAGGGTCCATCGCCCCAGGGACACGTATTTACAGGTCGAGTGCAAGGTGTTGGTCCCTCTGTGGCCCAACAGCGCCTGCAAGCCCCTCAGGGACAGCAAGGTGCCCCTTCCCAAGAGTCTGTAATGCTCGCACCGCCTCAGTATGTCAGTGCATCTTGCACTTCGCTGGTGGCAGGAGGTCAGGTCATGACTGTCTCAGGCGTGACTAGCAACCGCGTCACATTTCAAAATATCGCCCCCAAACCTGCACCACTAGCCCAGTCGCCACAGCCTCAACCTCCACAACCGCAACAGCAAAGCTTAGTCATCGTCAGTCAGAATCAACAACACAACTCTGCATTCGCCCCAGCCATCCATCAAATCGTACTGACCAACCCCAGTCCTCAAACCATCCAACCGCAGCCCACGCAGTCTCCCGCTTCCCCGAATGCACCGATCACTAACCCCGCCCCCATGCAGCAAGCCCCACCCAACACCGTTAGCCATATGCTGTCTCTCAAGCGCCAGTTTCAGCAGACTCCGCCCCCTCCTCCTCCCCCAGCCCAACCTACCTCCACAGAATCCAGTCTGATTAAACAGTTACTGCTTCCGAAACGTGGTCCCTCCACCCCAGGTGGAAAACTCATACTCCCTGCTCCGCAAGTTCCTGCTCCTGTGAGCACAAGAGCGCCAAGCCCGCAAGTCGTATACCAGGTGACCAACAGCTGTCCAGTGGCATCTCAACCGCAGTTAAACATGCAACTAATGCAGAGCCCCTTGCAGGCGACTGGTGCTGTTCCCATCTCCATCCTCCCAGGGCAGATCATCTCCACCTCCACCCCTGGCACCCTTCTGCAGGCTTCACCCAGCAACCAAGTTACCTTCACAGTAGTGCCAAACTCTGGCTTTCCCGGCCAGGGAGTGCAAACCCCGCCCACAATCGGCCTGCAGTTGACTCCGCCTCTGCCAGTTGCAGGAGCCACGCCCATTCCACCTTTCCAAGGAGACAGAATCATCTGCCAAAAGGAGGAGGCGGCCAAGGACGCCACAGGGCTGCACATCCACGAGCGCAAGATCGAGGTCATGGAGAACAACTCAGTCACCGACGGTTCGGCCAAAGCCAGCAATGGTGAATCCGCAGAGGTCGACGGACCTGCGACAAAGCTGCTCAATGGGAGGAAGTTTGACTCAAGTCTACCTCCATACCACTCAGGGAACAGCCAGGCAGAGGCGCTGAACGGCCCTGTGGCACAAGGCGGCGACAGCCCTGGAAAACAGACGCCCTCTGACCCTAAAAAGCTAATGGTGAATGGGGTGTGCGACTTAGATCGATCGGATGCCACCCACCCGGGCAAAAACATTCCAAATCACAAGGCTTCCAAACACATGGGGAACGGCGAGGTGTTGTCGCCTCAGAAAGCGCACGGGCCTTTCGGCCTCAAGGACTCTGTTGCTGCTCCTCAGCAGGACACTGCCAAAGCAGAGCAGGCCAAACGCTTGGCCAACGGGCCCAGCCACGGCGCGGAGATCTCCAACGGCTCCAACTCAGAGACATTGAGCCTGAGGCAACAGCACCCACCTCATAACCACTCTTCACCTCCACCCGTTTCTGAaccgccgcctcctcctcctgctAACGGCACCTCTGAGAGCCGGCCGCTGAAGAGACCGCTGGAGGACGGGGACAGAGGTACCTCTGGAATCCCCACCAAAATGGGCGTACGGATCGTGACCATCAGCGACCCCAACAATGCTGGTAACAGCGCCACCATGGTGGCCGTGCCGGCGGGCGCAGACCCAAGCACAGTAGCAAAAGTAGCAATAGAGAATGCAGCGCAGCAGAGAGCAAGTGTGCCCTCACCGCTTCCTGAAACCAATGCTCAG CAGCCTATGTCAGTGGAGACTCCGCCTCCAGTGGATCCGGCTGCACAGGGAACCAATCAGAGTTCTCCTGCACCCGCCCTGTGTCCAGATCAAGCACGTAAACCTGGACAGAACTTCAGATGTCTTTGGCAGGCATGCAGACG GTGGTTTGACACGCCATCACAGGTGTTTTACCATGCAGCTACCTGTCATGGCAGTAAAGATGCGTACCCAGGGCAGTGCCAATGGGAGGGCTGTGAACCTTTTCCTCGACAGAGACTATCCTTCATCACACACCTCCAG GATAAGCACTGCTCGAGGGAAGCGCTCTTAGCTGCACTCAAACTGGAGGAGCAAACACAAAGCAGCAACCCCAACACTTCCAA GTCTCCTCCAGCGGCGGTCAacagtcctcctcctcctcccagaCCACAGAAAGCGCTCGTCAACCACCCCAGTGCAGCTCTGATGGCGTTACGCAGGGGCTCGCGAAACCTGGTGTTCAGGGACTTCACA GACGACAAAGAGGGACCAATGACCAAACACATTAGACTAACTGCTGCCTTAACGTTAAAGAGCATCGCCAAGTACTCCGATTGTGGACGGAA gttGGTCAGGCGGCATGAAAATCATCTCTCTGTGCTGGCGCTGAGCACTATGGAGGTCTCCACCACGCTCGCCAAATGCCTTTACGAACTCACACGCTCTCTGCAGACCTGA
- the LOC132098626 gene encoding AT-rich interactive domain-containing protein 2-like isoform X2, whose translation MANSTGKNLPEPRRKGQAFLDELRQFHLSRGSPFKKVPVVCGKELDLGALYMRVVSLGGFAKVSDKNHWAELSEDFNFPRCCSNAAFVLKQYYLRYLEKYEKVHHFGEEDEEVQPGNPKHLLPIGAIPTSYNYQQHTVSDYLRQSYGLSTEFVPPSDYNKLVLSLLSGLPNEVDFAINVCTLLSNESKHAMQLEKEPKLVTLLLAHAGVFDDSLGSFSALFGTDWQEKTSRDFVRFWKDVIEDNEVKDLISDNSCTPQNGVEMRDVCTPLFHPTRAVGIGDIEGQRVLQVAMILRNLSFEEANIKLLAANRTCLRFLLLCAHCTFIQLRQLGLDTLGNVAGELQLDPVDFRTTHLMFHTITKCLLSRDRFLKMRAMEILGNLSKVEDNGVLICEYVDQESYREVIALLTLPDIMLVISALEVLYQLAELGEITCSKISSVERSIDLLVRLVSVDLHTFGPDALTAVKLIEHQASSSQVSEVRPQLVEHAPQPTQGTPGAVNRAPVQSTPPPGIVEVDGEKFTNQWLNAHFEVHPDGSVSRSEMYSEYLATCSKMARGGVLTSNNFYKCLRTLFPNHTVKRVEDTRLNGQAQIHVVGVRKRPIPLPVQLYYQQQASPAPVLKHETPSETPQPLSALPPGVGGQLVRAPALSLTAGQAAPQVAFTMHRTLHTNAPSAPAPAPTVPRLPINPPGQAALPPPCPPATAPVPIRPNDILKTAMIQSSIPTATTAPAVPNHSVSPTHQPLLHHTPVTLIQQGPSPQGHVFTGRVQGVGPSVAQQRLQAPQGQQGAPSQESVMLAPPQYVSASCTSLVAGGQVMTVSGVTSNRVTFQNIAPKPAPLAQSPQPQPPQPQQQSLVIVSQNQQHNSAFAPAIHQIVLTNPSPQTIQPQPTQSPASPNAPITNPAPMQQAPPNTVSHMLSLKRQFQQTPPPPPPPAQPTSTESSLIKQLLLPKRGPSTPGGKLILPAPQVPAPVSTRAPSPQVVYQVTNSCPVASQPQLNMQLMQSPLQATGAVPISILPGQIISTSTPGTLLQASPSNQVTFTVVPNSGFPGQGVQTPPTIGLQLTPPLPVAGATPIPPFQGDRIICQKEEAAKDATGLHIHERKIEVMENNSVTDGSAKASNGESAEVDGPATKLLNGRKFDSSLPPYHSGNSQAEALNGPVAQGGDSPGKQTPSDPKKLMVNGVCDLDRSDATHPGKNIPNHKASKHMGNGEVLSPQKAHGPFGLKDSVAAPQQDTAKAEQAKRLANGPSHGAEISNGSNSETLSLRQQHPPHNHSSPPPVSEPPPPPPANGTSESRPLKRPLEDGDRGTSGIPTKMGVRIVTISDPNNAGNSATMVAVPAGADPSTVAKVAIENAAQQRASVPSPLPETNAQPMSVETPPPVDPAAQGTNQSSPAPALCPDQARKPGQNFRCLWQACRRWFDTPSQVFYHAATCHGSKDAYPGQCQWEGCEPFPRQRLSFITHLQDKHCSREALLAALKLEEQTQSSNPNTSKSPPAAVNSPPPPPRPQKALVNHPSAALMALRRGSRNLVFRDFTDDKEGPMTKHIRLTAALTLKSIAKYSDCGRKLVRRHENHLSVLALSTMEVSTTLAKCLYELTRSLQT comes from the exons ATGGCGAACTCGACGGGGAAAAACCTCCCCGAGCCGCGGAGGAAAGGACAGGCTTTCCTGGACGAGCTGCGGCAGTTTCACCTCAGCAGAGG ATCTCCGTTTAAAAAGGTTCCCGTGGTGTGTGGGAAGGAGCTGGACCTGGGCGCTCTGTATATGAGAGTGGTGTCTTTAGGGGGCTTCGCAAAG GTGTCCGACAAGAACCATTGGGCCGAACTGAGCGAGGATTTCAATTTCCCCAGATGTTGCTCGAATGCTGCTTTTGTTTTGAAGCAGTACTACCTTCG CTATCTAGAGAAGTATGAAAAGGTGCATCACTTCGGAGAGGAAGATGAAGAAGTGCAGCCGGGGAATCCGAAACATTTGCTTCCGATTGGTGCAATACCCACGTCATACAACTACCAGCAGCACACTGTATCAG ACTATCTCCGCCAAAGTTATGGGCTGTCGACGGAGTTTGTCCCTCCATCTGATTACAACAAACTGGTGCTGTCTCTCCTGTCCGGGCTCCCGAATGAAGTGGACTTCGCCATTAACGTGTGCACGCTCCTGTCCAACGAGAGCAAGCACGCCATGCAGCTAGAAAAAGAGCCCAAACTCGTCACGCTGCTGCTGGCACACGCGGGAGTCTTCGACGACT CATTAGGCAGCTTTTCTGCTTTATTTGGGACAGACTGGCAGGAGAAAACATCACGGGACTTTGTGAGG TTTTGGAAAGATGTCATTGAAGACAATGAAGTGAAAGATCTCATCTCAGACAACAGCTGCACACCCCAAA atgGAGTGGAGATGAGGGATGTCTGCACTCCTCTCTTCCACCCGACACGTGCTGTAGGCATCGGAGACATCGAGGGCCAGCGGGTGTTGCAGGTGGCAATGATTCTGAGGAACTTGTCCTTCGAGGAGGCCAACATCAAACTCCTGGCAGCTAATCGCACATGTCTGCGCTTCCTCTTACTGTGTGCACACTGCACCTTTATCCAGCTGCGGCAGCTGGGTCTCGACACGCTCGGCAACGTCGCTGGAGAG CTTCAGTTGGATCCAGTTGATTTCCGAACAACTCATCTGATGTTTCACACCATCACGAAGTGTTTGTTGTCACGGgatcgttttctcaaaatgaggg CCATGGAAATTCTCGGGAACCTGAGCAAGGTGGAGGATAATGGCGTTCTGATCTGCGAGTATGTGGATCAGGAGTCTTACCGAGAAGTCATCGCCCTCCTGACGCTGCCGGACATCATGCTGGTCATCTCCGCGCTCGAGGTCCTGTACCAGCTGGCCGAGCTCGGAGAGATCACGTGCTCTAAAATCTCCTCTGTCGAGAGAAGCATAG ATCTTCTAGTGCGGTTGGTGTCAGTGGACCTGCACACGTTCGGACCAGACGCCCTGACGGCAGTAAAACTCATCGAGCATCAGGCCTCGAGCAGTCAGGTCTCAGAGGTTCGGCCGCAGCTTGTCGAGCACGCTCCACAACCCACGCAAGGCACTCCTGGCGCCG TGAACAGGGCGCCTGTGCAGTCTACGCCTCCGCCTGGGATTGTGGAAGTAGATGGAGAGAAATTCACAAATCAGTG GCTAAATGCTCATTTCGAGGTTCATCCAGACGGTTCGGTCTCTCGCTCTGAGATGTACTCTGAATACCTGGCGACCTGCAGCAAGATGGCACGTGGTGGCGTGTTAACATCCAATAACTTCTACAAATGCCTGAG GACGCTGTTTCCTAATCACACAGTGAAGCGTGTGGAGGACACACGGCTGAATGGACAGGCTCAAATCCACGTGGTTGGTGTGCGGAAGAGGCCGATTCCTCTTCCCGTCCAGCTTTATTATCAACAGCAGGCCAGTCCTGCACCAGTTCTCAAGCACGAAACCCCTTCAGAAACCCCTCAGCCCCTGTCAG CGCTGCCTCCTGGTGTGGGAGGTCAGCTTGTCCGGGCACCAGCACTAAGCCTTACTGCCGGACAGGCAGCACCACAGGTGGCCTTCACCATGCACCGAACATTGCACACCAACGCTCCCAGTGCTCCTGCGCCAGCCCCAACTGTTCCACGACTACCCATCAACCCGCCAGGACAAGCAGCACTTCCTCCCCCTTGCCCTCCTGCCACCGCCCCAGTTCCCATACGACCCaatgacattctcaaaacagCCATGATCCAGAGCTCCATCCCCACAGCCACCACTGCACCTGCTGTTCCCAACCACAGCGTCTCACCTACCCACCAGCCCTTGCTCCATCACACTCCCGTTACACTGATCCAGCAGGGTCCATCGCCCCAGGGACACGTATTTACAGGTCGAGTGCAAGGTGTTGGTCCCTCTGTGGCCCAACAGCGCCTGCAAGCCCCTCAGGGACAGCAAGGTGCCCCTTCCCAAGAGTCTGTAATGCTCGCACCGCCTCAGTATGTCAGTGCATCTTGCACTTCGCTGGTGGCAGGAGGTCAGGTCATGACTGTCTCAGGCGTGACTAGCAACCGCGTCACATTTCAAAATATCGCCCCCAAACCTGCACCACTAGCCCAGTCGCCACAGCCTCAACCTCCACAACCGCAACAGCAAAGCTTAGTCATCGTCAGTCAGAATCAACAACACAACTCTGCATTCGCCCCAGCCATCCATCAAATCGTACTGACCAACCCCAGTCCTCAAACCATCCAACCGCAGCCCACGCAGTCTCCCGCTTCCCCGAATGCACCGATCACTAACCCCGCCCCCATGCAGCAAGCCCCACCCAACACCGTTAGCCATATGCTGTCTCTCAAGCGCCAGTTTCAGCAGACTCCGCCCCCTCCTCCTCCCCCAGCCCAACCTACCTCCACAGAATCCAGTCTGATTAAACAGTTACTGCTTCCGAAACGTGGTCCCTCCACCCCAGGTGGAAAACTCATACTCCCTGCTCCGCAAGTTCCTGCTCCTGTGAGCACAAGAGCGCCAAGCCCGCAAGTCGTATACCAGGTGACCAACAGCTGTCCAGTGGCATCTCAACCGCAGTTAAACATGCAACTAATGCAGAGCCCCTTGCAGGCGACTGGTGCTGTTCCCATCTCCATCCTCCCAGGGCAGATCATCTCCACCTCCACCCCTGGCACCCTTCTGCAGGCTTCACCCAGCAACCAAGTTACCTTCACAGTAGTGCCAAACTCTGGCTTTCCCGGCCAGGGAGTGCAAACCCCGCCCACAATCGGCCTGCAGTTGACTCCGCCTCTGCCAGTTGCAGGAGCCACGCCCATTCCACCTTTCCAAGGAGACAGAATCATCTGCCAAAAGGAGGAGGCGGCCAAGGACGCCACAGGGCTGCACATCCACGAGCGCAAGATCGAGGTCATGGAGAACAACTCAGTCACCGACGGTTCGGCCAAAGCCAGCAATGGTGAATCCGCAGAGGTCGACGGACCTGCGACAAAGCTGCTCAATGGGAGGAAGTTTGACTCAAGTCTACCTCCATACCACTCAGGGAACAGCCAGGCAGAGGCGCTGAACGGCCCTGTGGCACAAGGCGGCGACAGCCCTGGAAAACAGACGCCCTCTGACCCTAAAAAGCTAATGGTGAATGGGGTGTGCGACTTAGATCGATCGGATGCCACCCACCCGGGCAAAAACATTCCAAATCACAAGGCTTCCAAACACATGGGGAACGGCGAGGTGTTGTCGCCTCAGAAAGCGCACGGGCCTTTCGGCCTCAAGGACTCTGTTGCTGCTCCTCAGCAGGACACTGCCAAAGCAGAGCAGGCCAAACGCTTGGCCAACGGGCCCAGCCACGGCGCGGAGATCTCCAACGGCTCCAACTCAGAGACATTGAGCCTGAGGCAACAGCACCCACCTCATAACCACTCTTCACCTCCACCCGTTTCTGAaccgccgcctcctcctcctgctAACGGCACCTCTGAGAGCCGGCCGCTGAAGAGACCGCTGGAGGACGGGGACAGAGGTACCTCTGGAATCCCCACCAAAATGGGCGTACGGATCGTGACCATCAGCGACCCCAACAATGCTGGTAACAGCGCCACCATGGTGGCCGTGCCGGCGGGCGCAGACCCAAGCACAGTAGCAAAAGTAGCAATAGAGAATGCAGCGCAGCAGAGAGCAAGTGTGCCCTCACCGCTTCCTGAAACCAATGCTCAG CCTATGTCAGTGGAGACTCCGCCTCCAGTGGATCCGGCTGCACAGGGAACCAATCAGAGTTCTCCTGCACCCGCCCTGTGTCCAGATCAAGCACGTAAACCTGGACAGAACTTCAGATGTCTTTGGCAGGCATGCAGACG GTGGTTTGACACGCCATCACAGGTGTTTTACCATGCAGCTACCTGTCATGGCAGTAAAGATGCGTACCCAGGGCAGTGCCAATGGGAGGGCTGTGAACCTTTTCCTCGACAGAGACTATCCTTCATCACACACCTCCAG GATAAGCACTGCTCGAGGGAAGCGCTCTTAGCTGCACTCAAACTGGAGGAGCAAACACAAAGCAGCAACCCCAACACTTCCAA GTCTCCTCCAGCGGCGGTCAacagtcctcctcctcctcccagaCCACAGAAAGCGCTCGTCAACCACCCCAGTGCAGCTCTGATGGCGTTACGCAGGGGCTCGCGAAACCTGGTGTTCAGGGACTTCACA GACGACAAAGAGGGACCAATGACCAAACACATTAGACTAACTGCTGCCTTAACGTTAAAGAGCATCGCCAAGTACTCCGATTGTGGACGGAA gttGGTCAGGCGGCATGAAAATCATCTCTCTGTGCTGGCGCTGAGCACTATGGAGGTCTCCACCACGCTCGCCAAATGCCTTTACGAACTCACACGCTCTCTGCAGACCTGA